In the SAR202 cluster bacterium genome, one interval contains:
- the rpsU gene encoding 30S ribosomal protein S21, which translates to MSLSYVTIREGEDGESLLRRFQTSMQRSGILRELRNRRYFRSKGEQERLDRARSLRRLRRRRNK; encoded by the coding sequence ATTTCATTGTCTTACGTAACCATTCGCGAAGGTGAAGACGGCGAGAGCCTGCTCCGGCGCTTCCAGACCTCCATGCAGCGGTCCGGCATCCTGAGGGAGCTCCGCAACAGGCGCTACTTCCGCTCCAAGGGCGAGCAGGAGCGGCTGGACCGCGCCCGCAGCCTCCGCAGGCTGC